One Aethina tumida isolate Nest 87 chromosome 5, icAetTumi1.1, whole genome shotgun sequence genomic window carries:
- the LOC109602668 gene encoding brahma-associated protein of 60 kDa, producing the protein MSQRFQGAGPPPGPGGPPNQRYPQPQNPQMRPYTPQNFPQRTQYNPPPPNMASSGGTMIQRQPQPQYSPMRPMPPQPVKRPADSRGQMQGPKTEYGHSTSKKKKKLADKILPQKVRDLVPESQAYMDLLAFERKLDATIMRKRLDIQEALKRPMKQKRKLRIFISNTFYPAKEACADGPEGPGQEGSVASWELRVEGRLLDDNKNDPNKVKRKFSSFFKSLVIELDKELYGPDNHLVEWHRTLTTQETDGFQVKRPGDKNVRCTILLLLDYQPLQFKLDPRLARLLGVHTQTRPVIISALWQYIKTHRLQDAHEREYIVCDKYLEQIFSCSRMKFAEIPSRLNPLLHPPDPIVINHVISVEGGAESKQTACYDIDVEVDDTLKTQMNNFLLSTASQQEIQGLDAKIHETVDTINQLKTNREFFLSFAKDPQQFIHKWIVSQTRDLKSMADVVGNPEEERRSDFFYQPWAQEAVCRYFYTKVQQKRAELEQALGFRNN; encoded by the exons ATGTCCCAGAGGTTCCAAGGTGCAGGCCCCCCGCCGGGGCCGGGCGGGCCGCCGAACCAGCGCTACCCCCAGCCCCAGAACCCGCAAATGAGGCCGTACACACCCCAAAACTTTCCG CAAAGAACGCAGTACAATCCGCCGCCCCCCAATATGGCGTCGAGCGGCGGCACCATGATCCAGCGCCAGCCCCAACCCCAGTACTCGCCGATGAGGCCGATGCCTCCGCAACCGGTTAAGAGGCCGGCCGACAGCCGAGGCCAAATGCAGGGCCCCAAAAC TGAGTACGGACACAGCACTAgtaagaaaaagaagaagttGGCGGACAAAATCCTGCCCCAGAAGGTCAGGGATTTGGTGCCCGAAAGCCAGGCCTACATGGACCTGTTGGCGTTCGAGCGCAAACTGGACGCCACCATCATGAGGAAACGTCTGGACATCCAGGAAGCCTTGAAGCGCCCGATGAAACAGAAGCGGAAGCTGAGGATCTTCATTTCGAATACTTTTTATCCGGCGAAGGAGGCTTGCGCGGATGGCCCAGAAGGCCCTGGGCAAGAAGG TTCTGTGGCGTCTTGGGAGCTGCGTGTCGAGGGCAGACTGTTGGACGACAACAAAAACGACCCCAATAAAGTCAAGCGCAAGTTCTCGTCGTTCTTCAAGTCCCTAGTCATCGAGCTGGACAAGGAGCTGTACGGGCCCGACAATCATTTGGTGGAGTGGCACCGCACTTTGACGACGCAAGAAACCGACGGTTTTCAAGTCAAAAGACCCGGAGATAAGAACGTGCGCTGCACGATTCTGCTGCTGTTGGACTACCAGCCCTTGCAGTTCAAGCTGGACCCACGTCTGGCCAGACTGTTGGGCGTCCACACTCAAACCAGGCCTGTTATCATTTCAGCCTTGTGGCAGTATATTAAAACGCATCG CTTGCAGGACGCGCACGAAAGGGAATATATTGTTTGTGACAAGTATCTGGAGCAGATTTTCTCCTGCAGCAGGATGAAATTTGCCGAGATACCTTCGAGGTTGAATCCCCTGCTCCATCCTCCAGATCCGATCGTTATCAATCACGTTATTTCCGTCGAAGGGGGGGCGGAAAGCAAACAAACTGCTTGTTACGATATTGATGttgag gtGGACGATACGTTAAAAACGCAGATGAATAACTTCTTGTTGAGCACAGCAAGCCAGCAAGAAATACAAGGTCTAGACGCAAAAATACATGAAACAGTGGACACGATAAATCAGCTGAAAACAAACAGGGAATTCTTCCTTAGTTTTGCCAAGGATCCACAACAGTTCATACATAAATGGATTGTGTCACAAACACGCGACCTAAAG tccaTGGCTGATGTTGTGGGTAATCCGGAGGAGGAGCGCAGATCTGACTTCTTCTACCAACCTTGGGCTCAAGAGGCTGTTTGTCGTTATTTCTACACGAAAGTCCAGCAAAAACGGGCCGAACTGGAACAGGCCTTAGGTTTTAGGAATAACtag
- the LOC109602667 gene encoding fibroblast growth factor receptor substrate 3 produces MGCVNSKDINDTHPNIFQVVNVNDSGVTISPGKLQVTDTELVYYQKGKGPVRWPLKTLRKYGFDADVFSFECGRRCATGEGIYAFKTRKADQLFNLMQLKTSVHNEGEGVAPDNPSQLDPQTVVRLDSRPGSIVGLPPTSPSPPPVEQTVELEKNNNRSQDIVYINLDVNRRETPNYQNVEVAFDDPMDNSHSYVNVDVKEVEHWVDEGHSYANINTDDLDLSVPPTPSFITTNINYIEVDLKTTAAKTSTNTEATPDSYATIDFQKTVALSNSINPSKETEEGSRKTRHNSTISDVTTRHSNSLSD; encoded by the coding sequence ATGGGCTGCGTGAACAGCAAGGACATAAACGACACGCACCCCAACATATTCCAGGTGGTGAACGTGAACGATTCGGGGGTCACAATCAGCCCGGGCAAGTTGCAGGTCACAGACACCGAACTGGTCTACTACCAGAAGGGCAAGGGCCCGGTGCGGTGGCCGCTGAAGACGTTGCGCAAGTACGGCTTCGACGCGGACGTGTTCAGCTTCGAGTGCGGCCGGCGCTGCGCCACCGGCGAGGGCATCTACGCCTTCAAGACCCGCAAGGCGGATCAGCTGTTCAACCTGATGCAGCTGAAGACCAGCGTGCACAACGAGGGTGAGGGCGTCGCGCCCGACAATCCGTCCCAATTAGATCCGCAGACCGTGGTCAGGCTGGACAGCAGGCCCGGCTCGATTGTGGGGCTGCCGCCCACGTCTCCGTCGCCGCCTCCCGTCGAACAAACGGTGGAGCTGGAGAAGAACAACAACCGGTCCCAGGACATCGTGTACATAAACTTGGACGTGAACCGCAGGGAGACGCCTAACTACCAGAACGTGGAGGTGGCCTTCGACGACCCCATGGACAACTCGCATTCGTACGTGAACGTGGACGTGAAGGAGGTGGAGCACTGGGTGGACGAGGGACACTCGTACGCCAACATCAACACCGACGACCTAGACCTGAGTGTCCCTCCGACACCCTCCTTCATCACCACCAACATCAACTACATTGAAGTCGACCTAAAGACGACCGCCGCCAAGACGTCGACGAACACGGAGGCGACGCCCGACAGTTACGCGACCATTGACTTTCAAAAAACCGTAGCGCTTTCGAACTCGATCAACCCGAGCAAGGAGACGGAGGAGGGCAGCCGGAAAACGAGGCACAACTCGACCATCAGCGATGTAACGACGAGGCACAGCAACTCGCTCAGTGATTAA